The Myroides fluvii region CCCAGAGGTACATCCTCCTGCATATCTCGATCCAAACCCAACAAAAAAACCAGCAACTAAAAGCAAAAGAATGGTTTTGATCGAAGAAAAAGCCTCTTCACCAAAGAGTTCGGTTGGCACATACGCTTTTCCAGCACTTTCAAATCCCAATTCACTCAGTTTTTGAATGGTATTTTCTCCTAAGGGAATGGCTGCGGCATCTACACTTAGAAAGTAATAAGCAATCCACCCACCGAGTATAGTTCCCACTAAGAAGAGCAAATTCCACGTTTGGGCTTTCCAATTGAAACAGAAAAAATCACACGTTTTTCCTGCCCCCATCATGGAACACATCGTTCTTAAGTTGGAAGAAAAACCAAAAGTTTTTCCCATGAATAGCAGTAAAACTAAGGTTGTAGCGATAAAAATTCCGCCAACATACCAAGGCCAAGGTTCGTAAATCCAATGCATAATTGTTCTATTTCGATTCGTATGGGACAAAATTGAGGATTATTTTAAGTATACACAGTAACTTTTGATACAGTAAGGCATTTTTAAATAGGAAATGGAAAGAAAAGGTGTAAAAAACAAGAGAAAATACCGCATAATGAAAAAGGATTTAGTAGCTTTATAATTAATCAACAAAAAACAAAAATTAAACGAGTACAATTATGAATACAGGAAAGAAACATAGCGTTGTTTTTCAAATGAATACAGAAAATATCAATGAACAGAACGCTTTAATGACCTATGTAACGAATGTGACGAATCATTGGGGAGAGGATGTTGAAATCCATGTGATTGTGCATGGTCCAGCAATTGGAATGGTGAGCAAAACCAAGACGATGGTGGGAGATGCCTTGAAGCAAGCCATGCAAAAAGGCGTTCAATTTTTTGCCTGTGAAAATACCATTCGCGTGCGTCAAATAGACAAAGCAGATATTTTCGAACATGTGGGTTATGTGCCTTCAGGACTCATTGCAATTATTGAAAAACAAGAGGAGGGTTGGGCGTATATTAAATGCAATTTATAGCGGTCAGAACAACCACTCTGTTTACCTTTGCGTTCAAATAAATAAAGACAAATTAATGAATATTGATACTGCAAATTTCTGTGCTTATCTGCAGGCTGAGGTTGTTGGAGATAAGATAGAAGAGCGCTTTGAGATTCATCGCGTTTCTGTGGATAGCAGATCGCTTTTGAATGATCGTACAACCTTGTTTTTCGCCTTAGTTGGGCAAAATCACGATGGACATACCTATATCGAAGAATTGATTCGGTCGGGAATTACCTATTTTGTGGTGTCAGATCAAACAAAAATAATACAGCAGGCTGGTGTAACGTATTTTGTCGTGCAAGATACGTTACAAGCCCTGCAACAAGCGGCCACTTGGCACCGTCAAAAATTTGATATTCCCGTAGTAGGAATAACAGGGAGTAGAGGAAAAACGGTTGTCAAAGAATGGTTGAATTTCCTGTTGAGCAATGAATACTCGATTATAAAAAGTCCGAAGAGTTATAACTCACAAACAGGCGTCCCTTTGTCTGTGTTTGGAATGGCGGAACAACATACTATCGGTTTGTTTGAGGTTGGCATATCCACGGTGAGTGAGATGAAAAATTTACAACCGATTGTTCAACCAACTTTAGGGATTATCACTTCCCTTACAAACGAACATCAAGATGGATTTACAAGTGAAGAACAAAAGATGCAAGAGAAGATGCAGTTGTTCACGCATACACCGACGCTTATTGGAGAAAAAGACGATCGAATTGTGGCGGTTTTATCCCCACAAACCACGTATATTAGTTGGAGTTTAATTGACACTGAAACAGACCTATACGGTCAACTTGAGGGGGATAAACTATGTTTACTATATAATAAGGTAGAAACCTTTACTGTTGAACTTCCTTTTACCGATGAATTTTCGGTTCGCAATTGCATGACGTGTATCTTGACGATGCTCGTGATGGACTATGCAATTGAAACCATACAAGAGCGCATTAACAAGTTATATGCAGTGGAATTGCGCCTGCAGGTGAAAACAGGAATCAACAATTGTTCGATTATCGATGATGCCTATAGCTCCGATTTTCAATCGTTGAGTATTGCTTTAGATTTCTTAGAGAAGCACCGTAGCAATGCCAATAAAACGGTCGTTCTATCCGATGTATTTCACAGTGGATTAGAACCCCATGAATTGTATCAACAAGTCAATCATTTATTGAAGAGCTATCAGATTGGAAAAGTAATTTGCATTGGGGAAGAAATTAGTCAGTATGGAACAGATTCAGCCGTAATGCGTTTCTTTTCTTCCACGGACGAGTTTTTACAAAAAGTCGCTATGGATGAATTTACAGATGAAACCATTTTGATCAAAGGAGCTCGTGGATTTCGATTTGACAAAATTGTCAGCTTGTTGGAAGAGAAAACCCATGAAACCGTATTGGAGATTAACCTCACCGCCATTCGACATAATCTAAACTTCTATCGTTCTAAATTAAAACCAGAAACCAAGACCATGGTGATGGTAAAGGCCTTTGGTTATGGACATGGAAGCGTAGAAATTGCCCAATTGTTGGAGCACGAAAAAGTAAGTTATTTGGGCGTTGCTTTTGCTGATGAAGGTATTGCGTTGCGCAAGGCCGGAATCAAAACGAATATTATGGTCATGAATCCTGAGATTAGTGCTTTTTCTGCGATGCTAGCGTATGATTTAGAACCCGAGATTTATTCGATTCGCGAATTGAAAGCCTTCCTTCAAGTGGTGCGTGAAAAAAATGCCTATCAGTACCCGATACATATTAAGGTAGAAACAGGAATGCATCGTCATGGATTTTTAACCCATGAGTTGGATGAACTCCTTGCTATTTTAAAACACACCAATAGCGTAGAAGTAAAATCTATTTTCTCTCATCTCTCATCGAGTGACATGGAAGTATATCAAGATTTTACTTTGGGGCAAATGGAATTGTTTGAGAAGAATAGTACTTATATTAAGGAGCAATTACAAATTCAACCGATTAGGCATATTTTAAATACATCGGGTATTTATAAGTATGCCGCCTATCAAATGGATATGGTGCGTTTGGGAATTGGGTTGTACGGCATAGGCAATGACAAGGAAGAGATGAAGCAATTGCGCAATGTGGGAACGTTAAAAACGCGCATCATGCAAGTGAAAGAAATTGAGGCTGCGGAGAGTGTTGGCTATGGGCGTCGTTTTCGCGCAGCGCGCCCCACGAAGGTTGCCACGGTTCCAATTGGTTATGCAGATGGGATTCACCGCGTATGGGGAAGTAATGGAGGCTATGTTTTAGTACAAAATAAAAAAGCACCTATAACGGGATCTATCTGTATGGATATGCTAATGGTGGATGTAACTGCAATTGAATGTAAGGAAGGGGATGAGGTGATTATTTTTGGAGAAGATCTGCCTACGACAGTTATTGCAGATGCCATTCATACGATTCCATACGAGATTATAACAAGTGTGTCTCAAAGAGTTAAAAGAATTTTCTTTGAAGAGTAAAAAAAAGTTTTTTTTTAGAATAAATTAAGTATTTTTGTTAAAAGCAATCAATAAAAATTTAACTATGGGGTTTTTAAAAGAATTTAAAGAATTTGCTGTAAAAGGCAATGTAATGGACCTAGCAGTAGGGGTTATCATTGGGGGAGCATTTGGTAAAATCGTTACAAGTATTGTGAATGATGTTATTATGCCTGTAGTTTCTGCAATTATTGGAACACCTGATTTTACGAATATGTATTTGGTGTTAAAAGGAGAAGCTCCTGATGGAGCACCTCTAGCAGCAGCAAGAGGAATTGACGGTAACGTTGTTTTCGCTTACGGTAGTTTTATTACAGAAGTAATTAACTTTACGTTGTTAGCGTTGTGTGTATTCCTTTTGGTAAAAGGAATTAATCAATTGAGAAAGAAAGAAGCTGCGGCTGTAGAACCAGAACCAGCTGGACCACCAGCACCAACGCAAGAAGATTTATTAGCAGAAATCAGAGATTTACTAAAAAATCAAGGGAAATAAGAAAACATCTAAGAGATAGAAAAGAAAAAAGATCGACTTTTAAAGTCGATCTTTTTTTTTTGAAGAAGAATGTGTTAAATTATTTTTTAAGAAAATTAGCATCTAATGGCTTTTCGTGTTATTGTTGTTAATATTAGTTTTAAAAATAGTATTTGTTTTGAATTATAAGGTTTTATTAACGCTAGGTCTTTATGTATTAAGTAATGTTTTAAGACTTTGTTTTTAGCTTCAGTATGATGTATATTGGCAGTATTGAACGGGGGTAAATGTGTTTTTGTTTAAGTTGTTGCTAAACAATAGAATACGTTTTTTAACTTTTTCAGGTTGTAAAAAAATAACATAAAATTAGCATATGTCGATTTTTTGTTATTTGTTTGTTAAACAATTTAAAATTAATAGAACATGAGGAAAGTTGTACTTCACTTCTTCTTTGTAATAGCAGCCTTGCTAATGGTAAATGAGGGGTTTGCGCAAAGCAGAAAGGTTACAGGACAAGTTATTTCTGGTGGGGATGGGTATCCTCTTCCGGGAACAAGTGTGTTGATTAAAGGTACCCAAGAAGGTGTTGCCACCGATTTTGATGGTAACTATTCAATCACTGTAAAAGATGAGAACGCTGTATTGGTGTTCCAATTTATGGGGTTTGTTACTGCTGAAAAGAAAGTGGGCAAACAAGCCATAGTTAATGTGAAATTAGCGGAAGAAGCAGAAATGTTAGACGACGTTATCATTAACACAGGTATTGATAAAGTATCAAAACGCAATTTTACAGGATCAACGATTAAAATTGATGAGAAGGCATTAAAAGTAGATGGTATGCCTGACGTTAGTAGAATGATTGAGGGTAAAGCTGCTGGGGTTACAGTACAAAACGTAAGTGGAAGTTTTGGAGCTGCGCCTAAAATTACAGTGCGTGGATCTTCTTCTATCTTTGGAGATACAAAGCCGTTATGGGTTATTGACGGAGTTGTTCAAGAAGATATTATTAACGTTAGTTTTGCTGATTTAGCTTCAGGAAATGCGGAATCTCTTTTGAGTTCGGCTGTTGCTGGGTTGAATGCAAGTGATGTTTTGAGTATTGAAATTTTAAAGGATGCTTCTGCAACTTCTATTTATGGTGCTCGCGCGATGAATGGGGTTGTTGTAATTACTACAAAATCAGGTAGAAGAGATACTCCTTTGACGTTTACTTATAACTTTGAAAGTACAATTAGAGAAGTGCCGAATTATGCTAACTTCGATATCATGAACTCACAAGATACGATGGGTGTGTTAACGGAGATGGATCGAAAAGGAAGATTAACTTTTCCAACGGTTTCTAGTGGACGATATGGTGGAGTGTACCATTTATGGGCGCAACAAGTGGAAAATAAATTGATTCCTCATACAGATGCGGCTAAAAATGAATTCTTAAGACAATATGAGACTGCTAATACAGACTGGTTTAAAGTTTTATTTAGACCTTCAATTATGCAAAATCACTCGATGAGTTTCTCTGGAGGTGGTAAGAACTCTAGCTACTTTGCTTC contains the following coding sequences:
- a CDS encoding YeeE/YedE family protein, giving the protein MHWIYEPWPWYVGGIFIATTLVLLLFMGKTFGFSSNLRTMCSMMGAGKTCDFFCFNWKAQTWNLLFLVGTILGGWIAYYFLSVDAAAIPLGENTIQKLSELGFESAGKAYVPTELFGEEAFSSIKTILLLLVAGFFVGFGSRYAGGCTSGHAITGLSNFQLPSLIAVVGFFIGGLIMVHLIFPLLF
- the mscL gene encoding large conductance mechanosensitive channel protein MscL, encoding MGFLKEFKEFAVKGNVMDLAVGVIIGGAFGKIVTSIVNDVIMPVVSAIIGTPDFTNMYLVLKGEAPDGAPLAAARGIDGNVVFAYGSFITEVINFTLLALCVFLLVKGINQLRKKEAAAVEPEPAGPPAPTQEDLLAEIRDLLKNQGK
- a CDS encoding bifunctional UDP-N-acetylmuramoyl-tripeptide:D-alanyl-D-alanine ligase/alanine racemase, producing MNIDTANFCAYLQAEVVGDKIEERFEIHRVSVDSRSLLNDRTTLFFALVGQNHDGHTYIEELIRSGITYFVVSDQTKIIQQAGVTYFVVQDTLQALQQAATWHRQKFDIPVVGITGSRGKTVVKEWLNFLLSNEYSIIKSPKSYNSQTGVPLSVFGMAEQHTIGLFEVGISTVSEMKNLQPIVQPTLGIITSLTNEHQDGFTSEEQKMQEKMQLFTHTPTLIGEKDDRIVAVLSPQTTYISWSLIDTETDLYGQLEGDKLCLLYNKVETFTVELPFTDEFSVRNCMTCILTMLVMDYAIETIQERINKLYAVELRLQVKTGINNCSIIDDAYSSDFQSLSIALDFLEKHRSNANKTVVLSDVFHSGLEPHELYQQVNHLLKSYQIGKVICIGEEISQYGTDSAVMRFFSSTDEFLQKVAMDEFTDETILIKGARGFRFDKIVSLLEEKTHETVLEINLTAIRHNLNFYRSKLKPETKTMVMVKAFGYGHGSVEIAQLLEHEKVSYLGVAFADEGIALRKAGIKTNIMVMNPEISAFSAMLAYDLEPEIYSIRELKAFLQVVREKNAYQYPIHIKVETGMHRHGFLTHELDELLAILKHTNSVEVKSIFSHLSSSDMEVYQDFTLGQMELFEKNSTYIKEQLQIQPIRHILNTSGIYKYAAYQMDMVRLGIGLYGIGNDKEEMKQLRNVGTLKTRIMQVKEIEAAESVGYGRRFRAARPTKVATVPIGYADGIHRVWGSNGGYVLVQNKKAPITGSICMDMLMVDVTAIECKEGDEVIIFGEDLPTTVIADAIHTIPYEIITSVSQRVKRIFFEE
- a CDS encoding DsrE family protein, translating into MNTGKKHSVVFQMNTENINEQNALMTYVTNVTNHWGEDVEIHVIVHGPAIGMVSKTKTMVGDALKQAMQKGVQFFACENTIRVRQIDKADIFEHVGYVPSGLIAIIEKQEEGWAYIKCNL